ttcttacatgacatgtatgttcgaactccttttttatcgttgttcagtgtactcaattacttttcgagcacctatgtgtttgtctcagtgtccaacactaaatgacttgagactagttatactcacgcttgagttaacataacacatactaaccttagcggattgtcaatgcccaattggcaatcctatggctaggaacgttttaggaatgaacataagagaaaggtctcgttaatctaacttacttagatcacttatctcttacattaaatacattccttggatttccttattgcttaaacacataatacaataaatagtgattaacaataagatttgcccttcattaaacatataatagtttaacacaataagttttccaaaagctattacatcaaatgagtggctttgtgggcatacttccaacagttctTTCATTGAAGAGGTCATCTCAATAACCTCTTGGCGAAGTGACGTGTTATCAAGTTACTCAGTGTTCCGCACATTGAAAGTCGAACCTTATTTGAACTTGATAGTAAATTAGCAACCTTGGCTTTAGGTTCTAGAACCCAAATCGAGACGTGTTGCTTCCTCGGTCGTGATCGCTCAAGCACAGAAGTTTGTAGTTCATTCCACACCACCACCATGTTTGTCTTACTCGCCGACCAAGCTCAATCACGAGTTAGCATGCCCGCATTTACCAgaaggatgtagttagctcTTAGTTGCTCTTGCACAACGTAGGCGACATTCCAACAAAAGCATTAACCATTGCAAGTGACATTCCAACATAAATTGTTTATGATTACTTGTCTAAACATTCTAATGATAGCTAAGGATTAAGACATAGAATTAGTTTAAATAGAGTGATTGAAAATTCATAGCAAGCATGCATATATAACatcataagtaattgaaaaGAATAAGTAAGCAtgctttgaaaattcaaaacaagcAGGCTAAGGCTCATAGCCTCGCCCTAGAAAATGACAATTAATTTTGCATCATCATAATTGAAtatcaaaatattattaagatgCGGGTTAGGAAAAACCCTTTTAGAACAAAGTACACCCCCAAAGCTCCATAAACCGCAAAGCAAAAGTTGCGTGAGAGCCCTAAATCCTCAAACTCGGCTATAAAtacgaaattaattaaactatcaTTACGTATCATTACTCTATTGTAAAATCGAACATCCACAACATATCAGTACATCTCTACGAAAACACAACTAGTCACACTCTCCTCATATGGAGACTAACTCCATGTTCGGGTTCCATAATAACCAACGTATAAGCCGGGGAGTGTTGGTATTCTGGTGAGAGTGAGAAGGAAAACTTGGACAGAATAAGTGACAGAATCACCTTCAGCTCTGTCATGGCTAAGTGTTGGCCAGTACAGATACGGGCACCAACTCCAAATGGCATATAAGCCTGAGGAAACTTGCAAGCCCCAGCAATTCCATGCTCGAATCTTTTTGGATTGAATTCATGGCCATCGGGACCCCAGATATCAGGAAGTCGATGCACTATAGGAATTGGAATCTGAATGTTCGTTCCTTTGGGAATTAGAATGCCTTTCAGCTCAATATCTTCCAAGGCTTCTCTTGCAACAACCGTTGATGGTGAGTACAGGCGCAGTGTCTCTTGAATCACCATATTCAACTGCCATCATTTGTAcaattagttatgaataaatTGCGTATCATTTTCATAGAAAGAGTATCAATTCGTATAATACAAAAATGTGTAGGGTAACATAATACTTCCAGTACCACTGGTACTGTATATCAGCATCATTTGTACACTCTGGTACTGTACCAGAGTGCGTAGAACTTGTGTGCCTATGGGAGTGCtgatatacattttttttttgtcaaaggagTGCAGATATACATttcattcacacacacatatttaaATGTAGGTATGTTAACGTATATGGTAAGTGACGTACTATTTTCATGTTTCGAAGCAAATCAGCATCTGGAATGCCATCCCTACAAAATTCAAGCACCTCAGCACGGACACAAGTTTGCCAGTCTTGATGTGCAGCTAATAACATCAAGCTCCAAGACGCTGCTGTGGCAGTGGTTTCGTGGCCAGCAAAGTATATACTCTTGCAATTATCCACTATAAAACTATCCTGGGATATACCTGAAAATAGGCTATTAGCGTCTTCATAATTTTTGGCTCCCTCGAGTATTATTTGCAGAAGATCCTTGTCACAAGTAGCCTCAGTACTGCGTTCCTTCGCAACCCTTAAAATCATAGCACTGATCTCTTTCTCTAGTCTCCATATCAGTCTGTTGTTTTTCGTTGGTAAGTGTCTGGCATTCATACATTTAACAAACCTTTAGTATGATACCAAGGAGGTATTTACTGACACCATTGTAAGCTTTTATGGAGCATATGTATACAGAAAACTCTTtgtaccatatatatatataaccggTTACAGCAATTTTTTCCATTTGTGGTATATGTATTATTAAATGCTTAAAGTATGATGAACATGAGCTTTGTTATattgttatacatatataccTCGCACCCGGTACACCAGTATTTCCCTGGGACATGATCTTCTGAAGAGTTCTGAGCTTTAAGAATATTTCTTTCCCTTGTGAATAATTACTTCCAAAGGACGTTCTTGATATAATATCGGCCGACAAGCTTCTCAAATCCTTATCAACTTCAAAGACTGCACTTCCTCCTTCGTTTTCGATTTTACTCTCCCAAGATCTCAACATGGTGGTTGTGGAGTCCACCATCAAATCCACCATACCCTTAAAATTAAGCAGTCAATTTGGTAATTGCCAAATTAAACTTTGAAAGAGTAAATTTAATAATTCTAGTCTGAGGTTTAGTTGTCATTTACCTTAACCTTTTCAAAGTAGAACTCTGgaccaataatttttttttggtgcaACCAAATTGGACCATTTGACGCTATAATTCCTTGGCCGAACAGTGGCTTACGATCCTTAGATACAAAAGTAGGCCTCCCTAAGTTCAAAGATCTACACAAACAAACTTCCTTCACCATTTCTAAATCAGTTATGCTTAATTGCTGTATGCTTCCAGTTAAATATGTGAAGTTTGGCCCTGCCACCATTATATACTAAATAAGCATACCGAAGATAGCTGGAAGAGAgctaaaacaaaaggaaaatctGGTCACCTCCTTTCTGTtactatttaaaaaataataataatattgaaGAGCTGAGATTACCATGTTAAACAAAACCATCTACAGGTCTGCTTATATAGCAAACAATTGAAAGGTAACTACAAGACTGCTTATGTTACTTTTCGACCACTATGTTATTGTAAAATAAAGTATATAAACAGATTATGATGACAGAAATGGTCTACCAAAGTGGTTTCGCCATTGCACGAGATGAGGGAAAAGGGTTGAAGGCCAATCATGATCAATCAAAACATGCCGGTCTTTTGAGACACTGGTACTACTTGTTTCCGTAGCAGTTGACTTCTCCCTCATCACCTTGAGTTTGATGCTGTTCATGTCCGGGATATTGCCGAAGAGAATTGATGAAGGGGGAGGCCCTCTAATCCCTTGCTTTTCAAGCTTTGATCTTAGCCTCTTTGGCTTTAAGACCAAAGATTCATAGACATATAATACGAATAACACAAAGCCTCCCAGCAGTGCTGATACTGTCATCTCAGCTGCTGCCATTGTTGCTTCTGGTTTCAATTATTTTGgctcctcttctttctttctttctttctttctttcttccttccttctttccttatttgttttctttttagcAATGGTATAGCATATTCTctatttcttccttcttcccttATTAGTTTCGACACCCCCATCCAAATCCGGCAGGCACCTATTTCTTTCGTAAGGTTTGGAAAGGACAAATAAATACTTGTTTGAAGGCCGGCAACCGTTAGCATCTTCTctatttcttccttcttccctttTTCGACAGCCCTCTTTTCACTAACTAAATACTTGTTTATATAATCGGACCATTTTAGGTTGATAAAATTCACATATTTTAAATTGGgagtgttgtaggcctatttgattgaacgatctacggtttagagagagagagaggcggcCGGCAATAttaagggagaagagagattaatttaattgtgaggtgtgtttgattcactccattgtgcctttatttctAGTAGTAGGAGAGGTAAacacctttccctttaggattacaacatttaataggtaatctactctaaataagaatataagatacattctcatatctactaggatttacacaatcacattcctattctaaatatgattgcaacactcccccttaagtgtgtaaatactcaacaaaccatagcatcagatcttcagcagataaggtagaatagttgatgaagtcatcggcacaacgggtgatcgcgagtctcaaatttaagtgaagtatgaatttgtagtaaaactcacaaaaacctcactatggtaaaacccaaggcatggggaaaacccatagactaaggagaaaaatgagaagaatgcataatgtctaaaacaaatcTCAAACAAgacgaaagtagtgaactcaacggagtatgatcatcccaggatgagtgcctcattaaaacctcgttaggtagcaaaaactcaatgggaaaaatgctcataatcgtaggaaaaagcgTACATTAAAatcatgtgagtatgcttctagatactccccctgatgTGAAATATTCCAACACttaaattaaaaccctatgattgtagtatatgtaagtagggatcatttaAGGCCGGGGATcagaagggatgctaatctactcaatttaaactttaaaacactaaactagactcaaaaaacagaaaactagactcttatgactcaaaactgaccaaattgactcaaaacaactaCTAAAGAGTGATTTGGACAAATTCTAAACTAACTTGACTCCACATTCgcccggattgtttcaatccgtagagtaacctcctcaacctaattgagagagtgttccgtggtctagaactatttgaaccagtaaATGGAAGTcattctggaactttcatgtaaatttccgtatctagatccccatagagatacgcagttaccacgtccataaaCTGCATATTCGGTTTTttgaaaactaccaaactgattaggtagcggaacgttataacgtccattacgggggaatacgtctcctcgtaatcaatcccaggGCGCTAAGAGAAGCCTTGCGCTGCGAGGCGTGCTTGTATCGCGCTATTTCAtccttctcattacgcttcatcacaaaaacccacttgtagccaacgagcTTCACTCGTGGTGGTGTATGAACGATAGGTCCAAACACCATACGTTTTGCGAGCGAATCGAGTTCAACCTTAattgcttgtttctagtttgaccaatcagttctacgtcagcattcatcaacagaacgtggttcaatgtcatcgctaagcatgatgtcaatAGCTACTGAGTAAGCGAATGCATCGTCAACGATCATCTCATTcgtattccaaacctcatccaatactgcgtaatggaccgaaatctcacgattctcgggaggccGCATGTTTCGTCTGAAacatcaccgtaatctagaataacctcatgcgttggaacGGATGAGTGAACGATGGTtggattcaaactagggtcactagttagTGCCATCTTCCTCTTCtgaggttgtgaatcctttgaaccaaggggtctgccacactTCAGGGTCTGAGCAGATGACGGTCCGGCCTTCCCAGGCGGGTTGTGGATGTACGTTAGGTACATTTATCCTTGCAAGTGCGTTTGCAgtgggtatatgtgatcttgtcacctttgctagatcattaaaagcatctgacatgctttgagcaatgctcttAAGATCTATAATTCGTCGCACCTCAATTTCAGACTGGGCAGtgcagggatctaaatgagacatagtgaaAGCATATCACGACAATTCACGACATTCTACGAgaacgttagcatgcttatcttTCCTTAACGACAGGAagattgtctcatcaaagtgacaatccgtaaaacgttcggtaaagagatctcctgtcaagggttctaagtagcgaacaattgatggcaaatcataaccgacatagattcccattttagTACGTAGCGGCGGCACTATTAGCACAAAAATGATGCACCCAAACACCTGTAAATGTGGTTGAGTAGCGGTGGGCCTTAGGAtgaccaacatagctgcgtgcaatattgcatagccctagacAAATACCGGTAGTTTagttctcataaccaaagtttgagctatcaattgaaggtgctttatgaaagcttatgccaggccattttgggtgtgaacatggggtacaagatgttccacatcaatccctactgacatgcaataatcgtcaaaagtttgtgacgtaaactctccaacGTTATCCAGTCAAGTCGActtaatcggataatcagggtggtgagcccttagcttaatgatttgagctaaGAGTTTAGCAAACGCGGTGTTGCTTGTGAACAataagcaaacatgtgaccatcttgtTGATGCAtgaaccaacaccataaagtacctaaatggtccgcaggttggttggataggtccacaaatgtccctttgaatcctctgaagaaattTAGGGGGGTCGTGAATAATCGTTGTGTAggagggttgagtattcaacttccctaaagagCACATTTTACATGGCGGGAGTCTAACATAGGGACGTAActtatgcccgtgtgaagatttgaggatacggcgcatcatgtcacgtccaggatgtcccaaatggtcatgccaaagcaacaaagtgtcctAGAACTAAGGCATAGGGCTGGCCACATTGTGGGCTTCTATGCCGcaaatggttgtgatgtacaacccactcggcAGACGTTCCAGCTTCTCATGAATATGCTTTTAGCCATATTCgtatgaagtgatacaaagaaattcaaaaccattatcgtcagtggtttcaagatgatatttatttcaaataaataagaaaaagtaCATACAACGGGgggaaattttaaaaattcgaaaaaaagtataaaaactacaaatcaaaATTATGCAAGTTAACTCCGTCGATCGGCTATGTATGTGCTGGATTAAGGGGCTGAGAGGTCGAAGGTGTATGAGGAGGAGGTGCAAGCTCTGGGAACTGGAAGTCAGACAACTGAAGAGCGTGTATGATCTAGGTCATCCTAGTCTCCCAGGTCGTAAAGTGAGCATCATAGGCCTTAATGTGGGTAGTATAGACCTCTAGCTACTGCTCTAGGCTTGCAACTTGCATCGTCAACATTGCGACCCATCTCGCGCTAATGTTGGAAGAGGGCATTCCCCATGCCCCAGTACACCTTCCCTGGCTTACAACCGAGGCTCTGATCGAAGGTCTTCTTCATAATATGATGACCCGCATCCTAGGTTGGAACGACGTCATCTATCGGGGTGTCCATGAAAGCTATAAAGCTGTCTCTTACAAAACAATCTGGCTCTTCTACACCATAGTAAtctataataataaaaacatgCTAATTAATACTTATAtaaaatatgattaattttaaaactaattataAATCTACGAATTACAAAAACTTACATGGAGTTGCTCCGTCAGCTTATCACTGGGCTGCACATATAACTCCTTGAAAATGTCAATCTCAGGAAACTTCGACCCTacctaaaataaaaattattaacaAATGAGTTATTAGTTGtgtaataaagattaaaatgtattaaaatttaaaataaatatatgtttACCTGAAGTCGCTCCTCCATCTTATAGGAGAAGGGTCGTGAGCCGGAGTGGTGAATAAGTTTCTTCTTCGACATATTTATCGCGTTGGCCTTCGCTCTTTTCTGttaaacacacacaaaaaaacttATTAGTGcgcatattaataaaaaaattaaaatattattaattcatCATAGGTTAACAGTT
This is a stretch of genomic DNA from Malus domestica chromosome 02, GDT2T_hap1. It encodes these proteins:
- the LOC103418437 gene encoding cytochrome P450 714C2-like; the protein is MAAAEMTVSALLGGFVLFVLYVYESLVLKPKRLRSKLEKQGIRGPPPSSILFGNIPDMNSIKLKVMREKSTATETSSTSVSKDRSLNLGRPTFVSKDRKPLFGQGIIASNGPIWLHQKKIIGPEFYFEKVKGMVDLMVDSTTTMLRSWESKIENEGGSAVFEVDKDLRSLSADIISRTSFGSNYSQGKEIFLKLRTLQKIMSQGNTGVPGARHLPTKNNRLIWRLEKEISAMILRVAKERSTEATCDKDLLQIILEGAKNYEDANSLFSGISQDSFIVDNCKSIYFAGHETTATAASWSLMLLAAHQDWQTCVRAEVLEFCRDGIPDADLLRNMKIHSHRHTSSTHSGTVPECTNDADIQYQWYWKYYLNMVIQETLRLYSPSTVVAREALEDIELKGILIPKGTNIQIPIPIVHRLPDIWGPDGHEFNPKRFEHGIAGACKFPQAYMPFGVGARICTGQHLAMTELKVILSLILSKFSFSLSPEYQHSPAYTLVIMEPEHGVSLHMRRV